The Candidatus Endomicrobium procryptotermitis genome has a window encoding:
- the rplD gene encoding 50S ribosomal protein L4, whose product METIVYNAKGQEKGKIELPLFFSTEVSNTLLHEITTAYLNNQRSGTHKTKSRGEVSFSGAKPWKQKGTGNARAGQKNSPLWKKGGVIFGPKPRDYYTKMSKQKKRLSLNMAFAAQLQNGNVIFVDSVKVDEAKTKKVAELIKNLKVDGKKVIFAINATADFKVAARNIENVVVENIKNVNAYQLLWADKIITTPEAIESIRERQSL is encoded by the coding sequence ATGGAAACAATAGTTTATAATGCCAAAGGTCAGGAGAAAGGGAAAATAGAGCTTCCCCTTTTTTTCAGTACAGAAGTATCGAATACGCTTTTACATGAAATAACTACGGCCTATTTGAACAACCAAAGATCTGGTACGCACAAAACGAAGTCAAGAGGCGAAGTTTCTTTTTCTGGAGCAAAACCATGGAAACAGAAAGGTACGGGTAATGCTCGTGCCGGTCAAAAAAACTCTCCTCTTTGGAAAAAAGGTGGAGTTATTTTTGGACCTAAACCGAGAGATTATTACACAAAAATGTCAAAACAGAAAAAAAGACTTTCTTTGAATATGGCGTTTGCGGCTCAGTTACAGAATGGAAATGTTATATTTGTGGATTCAGTAAAAGTCGATGAAGCAAAAACAAAAAAAGTTGCCGAACTTATAAAGAATCTTAAAGTTGATGGAAAAAAAGTCATATTTGCCATAAATGCCACCGCAGATTTTAAAGTTGCGGCACGCAATATTGAAAACGTGGTAGTAGAAAATATAAAAAATGTAAATGCTTATCAGCTTCTTTGGGCTGACAAAATTATTACTACGCCCGAAGCTATAGAAAGCATTAGAGAGAGACAATCTTTATAA
- the rplC gene encoding 50S ribosomal protein L3, whose translation MLKSIIGKKVGMTQVFDDKGNLIPVTVVEAGPCIVTGVRTMEKDGYTAVQLGFGDVEEKKLNKPQVGMFKKNNLSPKKVLREVRVNDVTPYSVGQEIKVDLFKAGDYVDISALTKGKGFAGVIKRHNFGMQPRTHGQSDRMRARGSSGGQGPQKLFKGMRMSGHLGNEYVTIQKLLVVNVDPEKNLMLIKGAVPAVKTGTLFINNTIKKIPVVQEIKAVGKKK comes from the coding sequence ATGTTAAAATCAATAATTGGCAAAAAAGTAGGCATGACGCAAGTTTTCGACGATAAAGGAAATCTCATTCCTGTTACTGTCGTCGAAGCAGGTCCTTGTATCGTTACGGGCGTACGCACGATGGAAAAAGATGGATACACCGCGGTTCAGCTTGGATTCGGAGATGTTGAAGAAAAGAAGCTCAACAAACCTCAGGTTGGAATGTTTAAGAAAAACAATCTCTCTCCAAAAAAAGTTCTCAGAGAAGTAAGAGTTAATGATGTTACTCCTTATTCTGTGGGACAGGAAATCAAAGTTGATTTATTTAAAGCAGGCGATTATGTCGATATTTCTGCGCTGACCAAAGGTAAAGGCTTTGCTGGAGTCATCAAGAGACATAATTTTGGCATGCAGCCCAGAACTCACGGGCAGTCAGATAGAATGAGAGCCAGAGGTTCCAGCGGCGGACAGGGTCCGCAAAAGCTTTTTAAAGGCATGAGAATGTCTGGACATTTAGGTAATGAATATGTTACAATCCAAAAATTATTGGTTGTAAATGTTGACCCTGAAAAAAATCTTATGCTTATAAAAGGCGCAGTTCCCGCAGTAAAAACCGGAACACTTTTTATAAACAATACAATAAAGAAGATACCGGTTGTGCAGGAAATAAAAGCTGTGGGCAAGAAAAAATAA
- the rpsJ gene encoding 30S ribosomal protein S10, whose protein sequence is MVNEKTVPTQRLRIKLRAYDHKMLDDSLAKIVETARRTGAAITGPVLLPTHIKKYTVNRSVHTDKKSREQFEMRIHKRLVDIREPSSKTVEELMKLDLPAGVDIEIKM, encoded by the coding sequence ATGGTAAATGAAAAAACAGTTCCAACACAGCGTTTGAGAATTAAGTTGCGTGCATACGATCATAAAATGTTAGATGATTCGCTCGCAAAAATTGTTGAAACAGCAAGACGTACAGGTGCGGCAATAACAGGTCCCGTTCTTTTACCGACTCACATAAAGAAATATACGGTTAACAGATCGGTTCATACAGATAAAAAGTCGCGCGAACAGTTTGAAATGAGAATTCACAAAAGGTTGGTGGATATACGTGAGCCCTCTTCAAAAACTGTTGAAGAGCTTATGAAACTTGATTTGCCGGCAGGCGTAGATATTGAAATCAAGATGTAA